The window TTCACTACCGGCGGAGTCAAGGGATAAGGGTCACCCAGATCTGATCTTGTGCGCCAGGAGGCCGGGAGTGATCAGCAGCCGCAACAGCAAGCGGTCTTAAACCGTGACAGGAATTATCGCATAAAATGACTTGAGCAACATTATACAACAGATCTTcctgtttcttcttgattATCGTTAATGACACGATAACGAGGCAAATGGTCGGTCATACTATAGTAATAGCACTCCGCATATCCTTGTGTCGGGGCCGATGACGACAATTAAGGACTCCCATAATCATGCCAAGCCgcaacaagaagaagccctccatggaagaaggcgtTTGCAATGCAGGAATCAACATGTCATAATAATGATGCTCTAAAATCGTGAAGACGATAGGTAATACATGAAGTAGATGGGACCTAATAATTGGGACTGGAtttcagcagcagcagcagcagccgtTTGTGCGGCCAAATGGAtgcagaaaaaaaagatgcgcaagaaagaaatgaagatgaagatgaaaccTAAATAATTAAGAAGCAATCTTCATTTGGCCGGCAACTGTTTAAAATAATCATGTAAGCGACAAGCGACGAGCGTTGCCGCGGACGGGCAACACCTTGCTATTACTACTTAAATATTTTTACTAATTGACGGAAGCCCCAGAGCCCAGATGCTTGGTGGAAAGGCCCCGCCTCGGCGGCGACTGTCAGCCAAGCAGCTCTACGCCCTATGACACCACACCAAATAGCAGTAGTAACCGATTGCGAGATGGAGGCGGGAGGTGGTGCTGGCTTTTAATGTACGAGACTTGTCGTGCATTATTGCATTATGTATATTGCTAAATATACACATGCATGTATGATGATAGCACAAAGATGACCCTGTGTGTTGCCGGCTCATGTCCGTGTCCGTTATCCGCCTAATGACCGCCTCGGGTTTGCTGACGTTGCTGACATAAGATCTGTCGTCCTAATTAACCGCCGTCGCCCATCGCGGATCAGGCTTGGCTTTAGGTGTGATAGAGAAGGGTTACCGGAAGTCCTCGGCGGGTTGCGGTAGTTGCGGGTGTTTGGCATTGCGGTCTGATGTAACACAGGGTGAGCATTACGGCCACTGCCCAGCCAGTCCAGCTCAAAATTCAAAATGACTCAGCTTTTACACCGATTCATTCGCGGCTTCGGCATCGGGCGCCATGCTCCAACGTCCTCTACTATGCACATCCCAAAAAAGCATATAAGTAACCGAACACCCACACCCTCACAATGGCCCCTTTTAGTGCTTCAGacgtccttctcccaacCTCGACTGTGCTCGTCTTATCAGCAGGAAACAGTCCATGATGACATCCATCCAGCCACTAGATGAGAAACCGTTTGTGGTGAGTCTTCACCATGCTCACCCAGGGACCGTGCTCCCGATTTTTGGCGCGTCGCTGACTATTGTCGATACTATTTTTTTCTGCCTCAGCCGTCTGCAACATGGGGTGCATATCTCTACCAGAACTTCCTTCAGTCATCATCGGACTCTCCGTTCGAGTGGTCAAGCTCGGTGCTTCCCACGCTGCCGCAGATCCAAacttcatcgtcttccgCCGGATATCCTTTCGGGATGTCTGCATCAACGTCATGGACGGCCTCGGGCGCCGGTCATTCCCCTGCGATTACTAAGGCAGAAATTCCCACACCAACCGAGGACCCTTCATTACTTCAGCAGCAAGATGCCCCATTCTATCAGCAACCCTCATTCTATTCATTTCCAAATTCAGCGGGCATATCcacttccctcctcacacAATCAACCAGTAGCCCTATCCTGTCCCTTCCCTCGCAGCTTAATTCCACAGAATCGGTCAACCTTATAGACCATTCACTCACACGGTCCCCCTCTCCCTTATCTTCCCACATCGTCAGTCCTCATGCATCACCAATTCGACTACCTACCAAAACtaggggaagaaagagcaTTGCAAGTGCAGCGGTGAAGCGCAGTCGTTCTTTACATTCGGACTCAGAGTTCTCCCATCACAGTCACGACGAGCACGATGAGCATGATCACGAGCATGACCACGAGGTTCCGGAGGGCGTCGAGAGAGACGGAATGATCTGGGGAATGCGAGTGGAAGACTACAGGGCATTGTCAgcgagggaaagaaaacgGGTGAGGAACAGGATTAGTGCAAGGACATTCCGagcgaaaaggaaaggtgGGTTGCTTAGTCTCAGCATTCATGATACTCAGTGAGCTGACGGACACTTCATCAATCAGAGCATTTATCAACATTAGAACATGATCTCAGTGAAAAGGAGCAGCAGATACGTGTAGCAAACGAAGAGAACGCGAGACTCCGTCGAGAGGTGATTGAGCGTGAGTCGATTGCAGCAGTTCGCTCCCTGTACCAAAGATCTGACAGTCTACGCAGTAAAGAAGAGACTATCAAAAGTAGAAGGCGCATATGGCCGCCCATTATAGCGAAGAGACATGTAATACTGTATCCAGAAGTCGATTTTACAGGTTGAGGAGTAGTGCCCCATGTTTTAATATTGATTGGTGTGCCCAGGACGTAGACGGGCCATGACGCATACCATATTGTGTATATTATTTTATCGCATCACACCAGTGTATCACAAGTACAACGGGCTTGTTAGATGATACATGCAGTGATCGGCACGTTAATTTGCGGTCCCACTTTGTAACATGCTCTTGGGGATTCAGGTGTGCCATTATCATTTTATGCCCATTGACCATATCACTTGCACTGTCCTTGTTGTATGTTGCATACGGAGCTGTATAAGTGGAACTTGACaatggaggagagacaTTGCTCGTTAGACACAATTCATTCGCTCGAAATTTAACTTATTCCAAGTCCCTGATATACATTGTAAGGAAGTTGAACAGCCATACTTACTGCAGCATGTATACTTATGGTCAGCACTACCTCTTTTGTAGGACACCTAGTGATAACTGACAGTGTAGAATTTTCGATTCTGGTTGGGACCAAACAGATCATGTCTCAACTCAGGCAGCATCTACTCTTCCGTTAGTGTATTCCGTCAGATACCGATAACCaatcttcaccttctcttccaaaatctttagtctttcttccaaagtATTATCCACTTTGATTTTGCCTCCCATCGCTGTCCCAATGATACCACCGGGACTGTCATCAGGAAGACTTGGATCAAAAGATATATTCGACTCTCGGCCTGCAATATCTTTATACCGTTTTTGAGCTTCTTGGGAGCTCTTCTCCACGAGCTTCGCGTCCTTCGGACGATGAGACAGGGTAACGTcagcagaaagaagcttTAGAAGCACCTGCATATGTAATTAGCAGAGTTCTTGGTGCCACCGTAACATTCCCTACATCACATCTTTGACAGACTTACCTCGAGGATCAGGTTCACGAGAGCGTCCTTATACCTGTCTCCCGCACTCAATTCCATGACCTGCTTATTCGCCTCATCGAATAAGGTCTCAAGATGGTCACTGCGTGATTGCAAGATCTTCAAACGGGAGTTATTGATGGCTGTCGACTGAGAACTAGACGGGTGGTTTAGCGGATTCGGACTGGGCCAAATCAATCGCACGTACATCTTCCAGCTAACCTCTGCTTGCTTTCGTTTCTTCTCGAACTGGGCATCAATAGCAAGAGATTCCTGCCTGACAATCTTTGCCTGTAAGAGTCTAGTGAGCCACGTTCCAATAGACAACCGGCAGCAGTCTCTCTTCTGCGTCATCTCACTTCTGCGTCATCTCAGTACAAACCTTTTCAATAGCAAATTCTTCGTCCGCCTTTACCTGAATCTCTCTAGCTTTCTCCCTCGCTTCTTGAGAGATGAATGCCACCTGCGAAGAGCCATAGGATCAGCGATGTCGCAGGCAAGCAGATGACTAGCAAGGTAACTCAAGCAGCCGCACGCACCATCTTGTTCATCTCTGACTGAATTTCATTGTCGTCAAGGGCTCCGGAACGAGACATTATGCTGAATCTTGCTATGAATGGATGGTATATGGGCAGTATTCGAGGCCGTACTGGAGAGATAGAGAGCGATAGACGGCGATGATATGCAGCCATTGACTGCTACCTGGTGCCTTTATCCGGCCCCTCCTTTGTTGTTTGCTGCAGTAGTTATTTAACAATGACGCTATGGGCCCCGGCCACCAACCTGTAATTGATTACATAAGCACGTCAAGCTTTGGAAAGGTGTAACTTATTAATAACTTAATAATCAGCCGAGGTGCGCGATGAGTTAACAATTGATGGTAAATGGCCTGTGGATCGCGCATCGGTGGTGATATCGTTCGTCGAGCAGTACTAGCAAACGAATCATTTCCGGCAACTGAGAAACGCAGACGTCGTTACACCATTCTCTTAGGTTACAACGCTCGCCCTCACTTTCCTGAACACTCTGTCCATCGTTGTTCTTTTTCATTGACATCCAGGCATGGCCGAAACACTCGAGGAATGGATTAGCGACTCTAATGAGGCTTTGAACTTGCAGATGGGTCAGTGTTTCGTCTGTCGTATTCACATGGTGCAGGCAATGGATCTTTGACTAATGCCAACAACATAACTAGTTCGCACCCCTGAGGATACCAGTCTCCTTCAGCACGAGGAACAGCGGAACGCTGATGTATTCAGCCCTGCATTCACATATCCAATTTTTGGCGATAATGAGAAGATATTCGGCTACAAGGGATTAAATATCAAAGTAAGTGAGGTATTATTCGTGACTAGCGTTGTCTAACCTTTCCGAAGCTTCACTTTGCTTCAGGAAGCCTTCGACAGTACCTTGATATAAGCTATGATTCCAAACTAACATCAAGCACAACGCCCCctgatgagattgaaggGGCTCTTTATAAATTCATCCCGCCAGACTATACCAAATCAGAGGTTGAATTCCGAAAGAGAGTTTCTGATGACGCGGAGGCATTCAAGCCGCTAGGTGAGAAAATCGGATCGTATGTTCGTCCCTCAACCGGAAGAAAGGGCAAAGGCCAAGGAGACAGGGGAATGGCGGCCGGGAAAAGTCTCGAGGATAATGAAGATGTAGTGGTGTACGAAATGTACAAGGTTTGTATGCATGCTGTCCGCCCGAGGAAGCCTATAACTGATGGATCTTTAGGCGACATGGAGTACCCCTGGATTCCGAGAATATCACCGTAGAATGCAGatcttcgtccttcttttcatcgAAGGCGGAAGTTACGTACATGTGAGGCCCACCATTGTTACAGTAGGGTAAGTTTATCGCTGAAATCTGTCCgcaggaagacgaggacgCCTGGGAATTCATTGTCCTTTACGAACGCCGCAAAAGACCGGACTCTGACATCTTCACCTATCATCTCGTTGGTTACGTTTCTGTCTACCCATTTTGGTGTTATCCGGACCGCGTAAGGTTACGTCTGAGCCAGTTTGTCATTTTGCCCCCTTATCAACATCAGGGCCACGGCTGTAAGTGAGAATAATCCCAGAATGGGTATTGACTTTGAGCAGCCAAGTTGTACACCACACTCTTTGAACATATGCTCGATCGGAGTGAAGTTGCCGAACTTACTGTAGAAGATCCTGCTGAGGCCTTTGAGGATCTGAGAGATAGAAACGACCTAAGGTTTCTAGTGAAAGAGGGGATTGAAAAAGATCCAATGCTATATGTTGATATCGGGAAAGGCAAACGCGGGTCAAGAGTAGAATGGGAGCAAGCTATCCGTAGGAAGTACAAGATAGCACAAAGACAGTTCGACAGGTTGCTGGAAATGCTGTTATTTCGACAGCTAGACAAGAGAAACCCTGACAAGGTCAAAGCGTACAGATTACATGTCAAAGCTAGACTTTATCGATTCAATTATGTAAGTTTGCCAGATTTTGAAAATTGAGTCTCACCTTTCCTCCAGGAGATGCTATCGCAGATGACCgttgaagagagaaaggacGCGTTGGCTAAGACTTATGAGTCTGTTGTGGAGGATTATGAGCGCATCCTGAGAATGACCTTCGGCTGAATATTTTGGGGTACTTTGCTAGCATAATAGACAGATGCATCGGGAAATGCTACAAAGATAATGGCTTCTGCAAGCTCATTCAAATTCACCTTTTTGTTATTCTCGCTCCATCCAATCACGATCATCCTTCAACCTTGAAAAATGTCCGGCCCTTCTTCGGTCTTCTAGTGACGTGCACTTCCATGCCCTCACCACCTCTGAACGCCAGAACAACGTTCTCCTCCATTTGCGGCCCGCCACTGGGGGCAATTTTTTTCCTCCGTACAAGAACTTTTTTGACAAAAGTAAATCGATCTTGATGCGACGCAATGGGGAGTTCAGGTGATTCAACAAGTGCTTTGAAAAGCTCGTAAGGAAGGTGGGCATAAGTAATTGAAAGAGGGTCATCCGTGACGTTAAATTTATTTTCTTGGATCACCCGTTCGGGTAGGgtgtggagaagataaTTTACCCTGTTGGACGTTGAATGTAAATGCaagccttttcttccagcAAACCACTCACGCGTCGTGTCTCAATCTGATAGTCCACTCCCCATACCTCGGATAAGGATCGCTCAACCAAGCCTTGACACTGTCTTCCCTGTGGTTCTGCACAGATGTCTGTCCGTCATAGACTGCAGAAGGATCCGAGGATACTTCAAGCCAGTACACGAGATCAACGACGTTTTTGGCGTCCAGCGAATCACGAATCACGAGGTAGGCGTGGTGAATAAGCTCTGGCATGCCTCCAAAAAGAAAGGCAGTAGCAAGAACTGCTCGAGCGTTTTGGGGATATACCAGGTTCAACGAAGGCTCTATGGAGCCCGACTCAGATTCGTTTATCCCGGATAAAGTTGAATGTAACTCACTATATAGATGCTGCAGAGCAATATGGACTGATTCCTCAGTCACATTGCTATCAGCGAAAGAGAGATGTATGGTCGTCCCGGGGGTAGTCGCAGACATCAGATGGGCAAGATAAGGACTTCGAGCCAGAATCACTACACCATTGTGGTTTTAGCTTCCTTCATATTCGGCAGTATGCTATCATTAAAATGGTTTGCGTTGGGGAATACTCACGTCGATGAGACTTCAACCCACTCGCGAAGAAAGTCAGTTGGATATCTGACCATTCTTGGTTAAGATATCCGACATTGAATATCCCACGGGCCAGATTTACAGCGTGGAAAACAGGATCGATCCTAATGCACAATCATGAGACGAAAGCCGTTTCGCAATACCAAATGGTTCTAAAACGACGTGATACTCACTCAGCAGCCATTTTAGAACTCTCGGCGACCTCATTATTATATACAGCTGGGCCAGAGATGCCGTTGATGTTGGAAATGTCTGTTGTCATATCAAGACGTTGACagggaggaagatagaAAAGCgcaaaagaaaggaatgcACGTAAAAGAGAATTGACATCCACTTCAGCGGAAGAATTGGCCTAATCTTTTGGTCGTTCCTCGTCGTAATAGTggtataataataataataataataataataataataataataataataataataataataataataataatataataataataataataaataataataataataataataataataataataataataataataataataataataataataataataataataataataataataataataataataataataataataataataataataataataataataataataataataataataataataataataataataataataataataataggTAATTAGTGGGGAGAGCCGTGCAATTTAATATTGTATTTTGTAGTTAAAACTCAGCTTTATAAAATGCTTAGGGTTATTAAGCCCTTAATTCCATGACTAATCAAGACTTCCCACCATTATCATCAATACAATAATATTAATATCAACGAGAAGCAGTGACCGTTAACAGTTTGTAATCAACGAACGAAAGTAGTTCATCAAGTGCTCGCACTTGCCTGGCCTAATAAATGAGATGAGCCACACTTCCGAAATAATATGTACAAAGCAATAGGTAACGAGCGACTGATAAGGGAGTCTCGTGCAGACGTTTATCTTTGAGTCGATTGAGGATTTTCGGACAATATGCGTAGGCCTAACGGCAAACGCGCAGAGACCTTTATTTAGAACCTTTTTAGGTGTTTCAAGCCCCCTTCTCAATCccgatcttcttcattcaatAAGG of the Cryptococcus tetragattii IND107 chromosome 2, whole genome shotgun sequence genome contains:
- a CDS encoding histone acetyltransferase type B catalytic subunit, giving the protein MAETLEEWISDSNEALNLQMVRTPEDTSLLQHEEQRNADVFSPAFTYPIFGDNEKIFGYKGLNIKLHFASGSLRQYLDISYDSKLTSSTTPPDEIEGALYKFIPPDYTKSEVEFRKRVSDDAEAFKPLGEKIGSYVRPSTGRKGKGQGDRGMAAGKSLEDNEDVVVYEMYKATWSTPGFREYHRRMQIFVLLFIEGGSYVHEDEDAWEFIVLYERRKRPDSDIFTYHLVGYVSVYPFWCYPDRVRLRLSQFVILPPYQHQGHGSKLYTTLFEHMLDRSEVAELTVEDPAEAFEDLRDRNDLRFLVKEGIEKDPMLYVDIGKGKRGSRVEWEQAIRRKYKIAQRQFDRLLEMLLFRQLDKRNPDKVKAYRLHVKARLYRFNYEMLSQMTVEERKDALAKTYESVVEDYERILRMTFG